A genomic window from Oceanibaculum nanhaiense includes:
- the pseC gene encoding UDP-4-amino-4,6-dideoxy-N-acetyl-beta-L-altrosamine transaminase translates to MTGNRAGAGGFLPYGRQLIEDEDIAAVVAVLRGDYLTTGPEVDRFEADLAAVVQARHAVACANGTAALHMAALALGLGPGDWVVVPTVTFLATANAARYVGAEVVFADVDPETGLMTPEALEQALARVPADGNAKALFNVHLGGPVGDVEGIHAVARRHGLAIVDDASHALGTRYRDPSGAWNAVGSGAHADMTTFSFHPVKTVTMGEGGAVTTNDPGLAARLQAFRSHGMTRAPEEFTQADLAFDADGRPNPWYYEMPEPGFNYRATDMQCALGRSQLAKLARFAATRLALSRRYDELLADWAPVVAGLRKRDGLEPALHLHPVLIDFKRVGLDRAAVMNRLRSKGIGTQVHYIPVHLQPYYRQRYGAASLPGADSYYARCLSLPLFAGMVEADVDRTVEALGDVLGIGNR, encoded by the coding sequence GTGACCGGCAACCGGGCCGGCGCCGGGGGCTTCCTGCCCTATGGCCGCCAGCTCATCGAGGATGAGGATATCGCCGCCGTGGTCGCCGTATTGCGCGGCGATTATCTCACCACCGGGCCGGAAGTCGATCGCTTCGAGGCCGACCTCGCGGCGGTGGTGCAAGCGCGCCATGCGGTGGCCTGCGCCAATGGCACGGCGGCACTGCATATGGCCGCCCTTGCCCTGGGTCTTGGCCCCGGCGACTGGGTGGTGGTGCCGACGGTCACCTTCCTCGCCACCGCCAATGCCGCGCGCTATGTCGGGGCGGAGGTGGTGTTCGCCGATGTCGATCCGGAAACCGGCCTGATGACGCCGGAGGCGCTGGAGCAGGCGCTGGCGCGCGTGCCTGCCGACGGCAACGCGAAGGCACTGTTCAATGTGCATCTCGGCGGGCCGGTCGGCGATGTCGAGGGCATCCACGCGGTCGCCCGCCGGCATGGCCTTGCCATTGTCGATGATGCCAGCCACGCGCTGGGCACGCGCTACCGCGACCCTTCGGGGGCGTGGAATGCCGTCGGCTCGGGCGCGCATGCCGACATGACCACCTTCTCCTTCCATCCGGTGAAGACGGTGACGATGGGCGAGGGCGGGGCGGTCACCACCAACGATCCCGGCCTGGCCGCCCGGCTGCAGGCCTTCCGCAGCCACGGCATGACCCGCGCGCCGGAGGAATTCACGCAGGCCGATCTCGCCTTCGATGCCGATGGGCGGCCCAACCCCTGGTACTACGAGATGCCGGAGCCCGGCTTCAATTACCGCGCGACCGACATGCAGTGCGCGCTGGGGCGCAGCCAGCTCGCCAAGCTGGCGCGCTTCGCCGCCACAAGGCTGGCGCTGTCGCGGCGCTATGACGAGTTGCTGGCCGACTGGGCGCCGGTGGTGGCTGGCTTGCGCAAGCGCGACGGGCTGGAGCCGGCCTTGCATCTGCACCCGGTACTGATCGATTTCAAGCGTGTCGGGCTGGACCGCGCGGCGGTGATGAACCGGCTGCGCAGCAAGGGCATCGGCACGCAGGTGCATTACATCCCGGTGCATCTGCAGCCCTATTACCGCCAGCGCTATGGCGCGGCGTCCTTGCCGGGGGCGGATTCTTATTACGCGCGCTGCCTGTCGCTGCCGCTGTTCGCCGGCATGGTGGAGGCTGATGTGGACCGCACCGTCGAAGCGCTGGGCGACGTGCTGGGCATCGGCAACCGCTAG
- a CDS encoding MFS transporter, giving the protein MRQTITTLSALLLSVGILLTGSGLQGTLLAVRGNLEGFQPSMIGMMMSGYFAGFIAGCVVGPLIVRRVGHIRAFSVFAAIAASVFLLHAIVVDPYVWTGLRVISGISLAGLYMIIESWLNERSPNELRGSVISIYRIVDLTATTGGLLLLTLGDPEDYPLFCLGAILICLALVPVGLTRSAVPAPISTVKIRIGRLYRLSPLGVVGCFGFGVVSGAFWGMGPVFAQAGGVPLSGVAIFMAAVMIGGALAQWPVGWLSDRYDRRTILAGTVFLASLSGLILIGLYGMPPQFLLVGSALFGALMIPVYSLCISHANDYMEPGDFVEASSGLLLLNGAGAVIGPLFASILMEATDARALFAFTALVHAAMGGFALYRMTRRPPKPAEEQGDFIAVPRSTPAVFQLDPRAEEEQPEGETMASAPASAPGASSPDESDPSDETQR; this is encoded by the coding sequence TTGCGACAGACAATCACCACGCTCAGCGCACTTCTGCTGTCAGTCGGCATTTTGCTGACCGGCTCCGGCCTCCAGGGCACATTGCTGGCCGTCCGCGGCAATCTGGAAGGTTTCCAGCCCTCGATGATCGGCATGATGATGTCCGGCTATTTCGCCGGCTTCATTGCCGGCTGCGTGGTCGGGCCGCTGATCGTGCGCCGGGTCGGCCATATCCGCGCCTTTTCGGTGTTCGCCGCCATCGCCGCGTCGGTCTTCCTGCTGCATGCGATTGTCGTCGATCCCTATGTCTGGACGGGTCTGCGCGTCATCTCCGGCATCAGCCTCGCCGGCCTCTACATGATCATCGAAAGCTGGCTGAACGAGCGCAGCCCGAACGAACTGCGCGGTTCCGTCATCTCGATCTACCGCATCGTCGATCTGACGGCGACCACCGGCGGGCTGCTGCTGCTGACGCTGGGCGACCCCGAGGATTATCCGCTGTTCTGCCTGGGGGCCATCCTGATCTGCCTGGCGCTGGTGCCGGTCGGCCTGACCCGCAGCGCCGTTCCCGCCCCCATCAGCACGGTGAAAATCAGGATCGGCCGGCTGTACCGCCTGTCGCCCCTCGGTGTCGTCGGCTGTTTCGGCTTCGGTGTGGTCAGCGGCGCCTTCTGGGGCATGGGGCCGGTCTTCGCCCAGGCCGGCGGCGTGCCGCTGTCCGGCGTGGCGATCTTCATGGCTGCCGTGATGATCGGCGGCGCGCTGGCGCAATGGCCGGTCGGCTGGCTGTCGGACCGCTACGACCGACGCACCATCCTGGCCGGCACGGTGTTCCTGGCCAGCCTGTCCGGGCTGATTCTGATCGGTCTCTACGGCATGCCGCCGCAATTTCTGCTGGTCGGCTCCGCCCTGTTCGGCGCGCTGATGATCCCGGTCTATTCGCTGTGCATCTCGCACGCCAACGATTACATGGAACCGGGCGATTTCGTCGAGGCCTCCTCCGGCCTGCTGCTGCTGAACGGGGCCGGCGCGGTGATCGGGCCGCTTTTCGCCTCGATCCTGATGGAGGCGACGGATGCCCGCGCGCTGTTTGCCTTCACCGCACTCGTGCATGCGGCGATGGGCGGTTTCGCGCTCTATCGCATGACCCGCCGGCCGCCGAAACCGGCCGAGGAACAGGGCGATTTCATCGCCGTGCCGCGCAGCACCCCGGCGGTGTTCCAGCTTGATCCGCGCGCTGAGGAGGAACAGCCGGAAGGCGAGACGATGGCCTCCGCGCCAGCCTCGGCGCCTGGGGCCTCGTCGCCGGACGAGTCCGACCCGTCAGACGAAACACAGCGCTGA
- a CDS encoding tetratricopeptide repeat protein, with protein sequence MNRKQRRASQRHIAASKPLVTGKGLSPTQRLQVLQAAVAHHKAGRLAEAEAGYSEILERQPTDSTALHHLSLIAMDRGEIDEALRLVGLALESDPKYAEAYNSAGTYHKAKKQLDEADASFRQAARFKRNYAEAHYNLGTVLSDQDKLEEAVEQYRIALRIQPNYTVALNNLGIVLSKLLRLDEATDCFRRALHIDSKMASLYSNFGNALRRQGKYERAMQAYACASALAPDLIDSRFNYGTLELQVGKLKPGWKLYELGFALGERRPQRHLEQPRWNGEDARDKSILVWREQGIGDEIMFGTCIPDLVRQVRKVIVECDTRLVPLFARSVPDALVRPSDSFARSVPDADAHIPMGSLPGLFRNAIGDFPKTPGYLRADPARMAYWKKRIDALGDGIKVGLCWRSQLRSRDRNLAYAEIEDLKPLFSIPGIRFICLQYDASAEEVAEINKAHGIDLVHIDGLDQRNDIDGAAALMANLDLVISAATSVGEIAGALGMPVWRFSLEADWTRHGTRNRPWFPSMRCFSRHPDSPWRNLFAEVHRDLAAIAADPRELREQGKRAFTWSVALPETAPETDTPPVLGHDEKKKPSFSMMMQQQKGDGANPALAAQIEAAQKAEQAHQHFQDGDYVTALGLYQDILAINPVDPNALFGAANIAAATGQPEAAIALYQTLLQIDPDSVEVINNLGSTLRKMGRHAESIDIVREAINRYPQEARLWHNIAATLSQRHEPGDIDNAILFYEEALRLDPSLPEPFSNYAMLQCILGNGEKGLKLHRKALELAPENPKLQLNYAVDLLATGHIQEGWQRYEARLERGMAQAIDYRHGLPRWQGEDLSGKTILVSGEQGLGDQIFFANCLPDVAAKAKQVTLDVEARLVPLFRRSFPGIHVHASTSTGEDGNIVYTYDWLTEKHDYACPVGSLPLYLRQRLEDFPATGGYLKADAQRIDSWRKRLGKLGPEPKIGICWRSGLRTPDRRRFYTELSEWGPILTLPGLRFVNLQYDDCAEELAAAARQFGVTIQNFTDVDQRNDLDETAALITALDLVITAPTAVQAIAGALGVPTLLLGASWLALGTDHFPFQPSVTPVHGTPEVPMLDRAAEIVKERF encoded by the coding sequence AAGGCGAAGAAGCAGCTGGACGAGGCGGATGCCAGCTTTCGCCAGGCCGCCAGATTCAAGCGGAACTATGCCGAAGCGCACTACAATCTCGGAACGGTTCTGAGCGATCAGGACAAGCTGGAAGAAGCGGTCGAGCAATACCGCATCGCGCTCCGCATCCAGCCCAACTATACCGTTGCCCTTAACAATCTCGGCATCGTCCTCAGCAAGCTGCTGCGCCTGGATGAGGCAACGGATTGCTTCCGCCGCGCATTGCACATCGATTCGAAGATGGCCTCGCTCTATTCCAATTTCGGCAATGCGCTGAGGCGTCAGGGAAAATACGAGCGCGCCATGCAGGCTTATGCCTGTGCTTCGGCACTCGCCCCGGACTTGATCGATTCCCGATTCAACTACGGCACACTCGAACTCCAGGTCGGTAAATTGAAGCCCGGCTGGAAATTGTACGAGTTGGGCTTCGCCCTCGGCGAAAGGCGCCCGCAGCGGCATCTCGAACAGCCCCGGTGGAATGGCGAGGATGCGCGCGACAAGTCGATCCTGGTCTGGCGTGAACAGGGCATCGGCGACGAAATCATGTTCGGAACCTGCATTCCCGATCTGGTCCGCCAGGTCCGCAAGGTCATCGTCGAATGCGACACCCGCCTGGTCCCGCTGTTTGCCAGATCAGTCCCGGACGCGCTGGTAAGGCCATCGGATTCCTTCGCCCGCTCGGTTCCCGATGCGGATGCCCATATCCCGATGGGCAGCCTGCCGGGCCTGTTCCGGAACGCTATCGGCGATTTCCCGAAGACCCCCGGCTATCTGCGGGCCGACCCCGCCCGGATGGCCTACTGGAAAAAGCGGATCGACGCTCTGGGCGACGGTATCAAGGTCGGCCTCTGCTGGCGCAGCCAGTTGCGCAGCCGCGACCGTAACCTGGCCTATGCCGAGATCGAGGATTTGAAGCCGCTGTTTTCCATCCCCGGCATCCGCTTCATCTGCCTGCAATATGATGCGAGCGCCGAGGAAGTGGCGGAGATCAACAAGGCCCACGGCATAGACCTTGTCCATATCGACGGGCTTGACCAGCGCAACGACATCGACGGCGCCGCCGCGCTGATGGCCAATCTCGATCTGGTGATCTCGGCGGCAACCTCGGTAGGCGAAATTGCCGGCGCGCTGGGGATGCCGGTCTGGCGCTTCAGCCTGGAAGCGGACTGGACGCGTCATGGCACCCGCAACCGCCCCTGGTTTCCGAGCATGCGGTGTTTCAGCCGGCACCCGGATTCGCCCTGGCGAAACCTGTTCGCCGAGGTACACCGCGACCTGGCCGCCATCGCGGCCGACCCGCGGGAGTTGCGGGAACAGGGCAAGCGGGCCTTTACCTGGAGTGTGGCGCTGCCGGAAACGGCGCCCGAGACCGATACGCCGCCCGTGCTGGGGCATGACGAGAAGAAGAAGCCTTCCTTCTCGATGATGATGCAGCAGCAAAAGGGCGACGGCGCGAATCCCGCCCTTGCCGCACAGATCGAGGCCGCCCAGAAAGCCGAACAGGCGCACCAGCATTTCCAGGACGGGGATTATGTAACCGCCCTTGGACTCTATCAGGATATCCTGGCGATTAATCCGGTTGACCCGAACGCCCTGTTTGGCGCCGCCAATATCGCGGCGGCGACCGGGCAGCCGGAAGCGGCCATCGCCCTGTACCAGACCTTGCTGCAGATCGACCCGGACTCGGTTGAGGTCATCAACAATCTCGGATCGACCTTGCGCAAGATGGGCCGGCATGCGGAATCCATCGACATCGTCCGCGAGGCGATCAACCGCTATCCGCAGGAAGCCCGGCTCTGGCACAATATCGCCGCCACCCTGTCGCAACGCCACGAACCCGGCGATATCGACAATGCGATCCTGTTCTATGAGGAGGCGCTGCGCCTCGACCCCTCACTTCCCGAACCGTTCAGCAATTACGCCATGCTGCAATGTATCCTCGGCAATGGGGAGAAAGGGCTGAAACTCCACCGCAAGGCCCTGGAACTGGCGCCGGAGAATCCGAAGCTGCAGCTCAACTACGCCGTCGATCTGCTGGCGACCGGCCATATCCAGGAAGGCTGGCAGCGCTATGAGGCCCGCCTTGAGCGCGGCATGGCGCAGGCCATCGATTACCGTCACGGCCTGCCGCGCTGGCAGGGCGAGGACCTGTCCGGCAAGACCATCCTGGTGTCAGGCGAACAGGGGCTGGGCGACCAGATATTCTTCGCCAATTGCCTGCCTGACGTGGCGGCGAAGGCGAAGCAGGTAACCCTCGATGTCGAAGCCCGTCTGGTGCCGCTGTTCCGCCGATCCTTCCCCGGCATCCATGTCCATGCCAGCACCTCGACCGGTGAGGACGGCAATATCGTCTATACCTATGACTGGCTGACCGAGAAGCATGATTACGCCTGCCCGGTCGGCAGCCTGCCGCTTTACCTGCGGCAAAGGCTGGAGGATTTCCCGGCGACCGGCGGCTATCTGAAGGCGGATGCCCAGCGTATCGACAGCTGGCGCAAAAGGCTGGGCAAGCTGGGGCCGGAACCGAAGATCGGCATCTGCTGGCGCAGCGGCCTGCGCACGCCTGACCGGCGGCGATTCTATACCGAGCTCTCCGAATGGGGCCCGATCCTGACCCTGCCGGGCCTGCGCTTCGTGAATTTGCAGTATGATGATTGCGCGGAGGAACTGGCCGCCGCCGCGAGGCAATTCGGTGTGACGATCCAGAATTTCACGGATGTCGATCAGCGCAACGATCTGGACGAAACGGCGGCGCTGATCACAGCGCTGGATCTGGTGATCACCGCACCGACCGCCGTGCAGGCGATAGCCGGCGCGCTGGGCGTACCGACCCTGCTGCTGGGGGCGAGCTGGCTAGCCCTTGGCACCGACCACTTCCCGTTCCAGCCCAGCGTGACACCGGTGCATGGCACGCCGGAGGTGCCGATGCTCGACCGTGCGGCGGAAATCGTGAAAGAACGCTTCTAG
- a CDS encoding DUF1217 domain-containing protein, which translates to MSSLLLFRTLQNSGEAQKQTYAKQPQMQREIDYFLENAKKIESPEDFFKDRRLMQVALGAFGLDQEMNYTARIKAVMTQDPEAKESLVNRMVEPRYKQISEAFDFFGSGVENLKDDKFLKDIADKFLTNQFEKNLGGGNEALREAAYFRRKVAEVAEDGDIYKLMGDKVMRSVITDTLRIPKEIVNQSLERQAKVIESKVKAEDFKDPAFVDKFLARFLTQKDAEAQLANMGGGSFGSSGQIALQLLQGGNLNILV; encoded by the coding sequence ATGTCTTCCCTGCTTCTGTTCAGGACGCTGCAGAATTCCGGCGAGGCGCAGAAACAGACCTACGCCAAGCAGCCGCAGATGCAGCGGGAGATCGATTATTTCCTGGAGAATGCGAAGAAGATCGAATCGCCGGAGGATTTCTTCAAGGACCGCCGGCTGATGCAGGTGGCCCTGGGCGCCTTCGGTCTGGACCAGGAAATGAACTACACCGCCCGCATCAAGGCGGTGATGACGCAGGATCCGGAGGCCAAGGAATCGCTGGTCAACCGGATGGTCGAACCGCGTTACAAGCAGATCTCGGAAGCCTTCGACTTCTTCGGCTCCGGCGTGGAGAATCTGAAGGACGACAAGTTCCTGAAGGACATCGCCGACAAGTTCCTGACCAACCAGTTCGAGAAGAATCTGGGCGGCGGTAACGAGGCGCTGCGCGAGGCCGCCTATTTCCGCCGCAAGGTCGCGGAGGTCGCCGAGGATGGCGATATCTACAAGCTGATGGGCGACAAGGTGATGCGCTCGGTCATTACCGACACGCTGCGCATCCCGAAAGAGATCGTGAATCAGAGCCTGGAACGCCAGGCCAAGGTGATCGAATCCAAGGTCAAGGCGGAGGATTTCAAGGATCCGGCCTTCGTGGACAAGTTTCTCGCCCGCTTTCTGACGCAGAAGGATGCCGAGGCGCAGCTTGCCAATATGGGCGGCGGTTCCTTCGGCTCCTCGGGCCAGATTGCCCTGCAGCTGTTGCAGGGCGGCAATCTCAACATCCTTGTGTGA
- a CDS encoding NAD(P)/FAD-dependent oxidoreductase, translated as MSSAPTVSPPVAPRHVTIIGAGIVGMSAALYLQRDGHKVTVIDPKPPGTGTSLGNAGVIATGGVTPTAMPGLWKKVPKMLLDPAGPFAIRWRYLPHIAPWLIRFLQAGDAARVRQISRELLPLVSRALIAHEELVKLAGAEDIIRRVGWLKLYGSEGSFNGTAFDRELMTGCGVKFDVLDSDEVRQLEPHLQKRFARGIFQPDAGFVSLPHKLIAAYAEHFRRNGGTILQETVRRLEIGPAGPEKVVTDLAIHPVDRLVIAAGAWSKALAAEAGAPVPLDTERGYHLNLKLPDGTPSVGRPTLIADQSYVLAPMQEGLRLTSGVELAGLDAPPDFRRIRRMLDLAKDVLPAIGQAEVTREWLGYRPSTPDSKPVVGRSPRYANTVLAFGHGHMGLSLGPLTGRVVADLVAGRGSEFDLAPYRPDRSFR; from the coding sequence ATGTCCTCTGCCCCTACAGTCTCCCCCCCAGTTGCCCCACGGCACGTCACGATCATCGGCGCCGGTATCGTCGGCATGAGTGCCGCCCTCTACCTGCAGCGTGACGGCCACAAGGTCACGGTGATCGACCCGAAGCCGCCGGGCACCGGCACCTCGCTGGGCAATGCCGGGGTGATCGCCACCGGCGGGGTGACGCCGACCGCCATGCCGGGACTTTGGAAGAAGGTGCCGAAGATGCTGCTGGATCCGGCGGGGCCGTTCGCCATCCGCTGGCGCTACCTGCCGCACATCGCACCCTGGCTGATCCGCTTCCTGCAGGCCGGCGACGCGGCCCGCGTGCGGCAGATATCGCGGGAGCTTTTGCCCTTGGTCAGCCGGGCGCTGATCGCGCATGAGGAGCTGGTGAAGCTGGCCGGGGCGGAAGACATTATCCGCCGCGTTGGCTGGCTGAAGCTCTATGGCAGTGAGGGCAGCTTCAATGGCACCGCCTTCGATCGCGAGCTGATGACGGGCTGCGGCGTGAAGTTCGATGTGCTGGACAGCGACGAGGTGCGCCAGCTGGAACCGCATCTGCAAAAGCGTTTCGCCCGAGGCATCTTCCAGCCCGATGCCGGGTTCGTGTCGCTGCCGCACAAGCTGATTGCCGCCTATGCCGAGCATTTTCGGCGCAATGGCGGCACCATCCTGCAGGAAACTGTGCGCCGGCTGGAGATCGGGCCGGCCGGGCCGGAGAAAGTGGTGACCGACCTTGCCATCCATCCGGTGGACCGGCTGGTGATCGCGGCGGGCGCCTGGTCGAAGGCGCTGGCGGCAGAGGCCGGTGCGCCGGTGCCGCTGGATACCGAGCGCGGCTATCACCTGAACCTGAAGCTGCCGGATGGCACGCCGTCGGTCGGTCGGCCGACGCTGATCGCCGACCAGTCCTATGTGCTGGCGCCGATGCAGGAGGGGCTGCGCCTGACCAGCGGCGTAGAGCTGGCCGGTCTGGACGCGCCGCCGGATTTCCGCCGTATCCGCCGTATGCTGGATCTGGCGAAGGACGTACTGCCCGCCATCGGCCAGGCGGAGGTAACGCGCGAATGGCTGGGTTATCGCCCCTCGACGCCGGATTCGAAGCCGGTGGTGGGGCGCTCGCCGCGCTATGCCAACACGGTGCTGGCCTTCGGCCACGGCCATATGGGGCTGTCGCTGGGGCCGCTCACCGGCCGGGTGGTCGCCGATCTGGTCGCCGGGCGCGGTTCGGAGTTCGACCTAGCGCCTTACCGCCCGGACCGCAGCTTCCGGTGA
- a CDS encoding response regulator: MTESTVNILLVGDIASRRTTIRGMLESGDAGFRISIAESIGKAAARLQKGGIDLVILDSREGTAIDLGSVPVLRCLAPTLPILAVVPMLDDRDRRIAEYHGTSDSFVLENYDAAGLAALLRRHLAQPACGETSRVPHVLIVEDEPATAEILTRFVAWHGYRVSVVHNGREALDLMLADPADLVITDLEMPVLDGESLIAELQAFEKRPHIIVVTGNPVSDLSWMRLRNSVVELYQKPLNLKEIGRTVERLIGISLRPAITAPTCDAL; encoded by the coding sequence ATGACCGAAAGCACCGTGAACATCCTTCTGGTGGGTGATATCGCCAGCCGGCGGACGACCATCCGCGGGATGCTGGAATCGGGCGATGCCGGGTTTCGCATCAGCATCGCCGAATCCATCGGTAAGGCCGCCGCGCGCCTGCAGAAGGGCGGAATCGATCTGGTGATCCTTGACAGCCGAGAGGGTACGGCGATCGACCTCGGCAGCGTTCCGGTGCTGCGCTGCCTGGCGCCAACCCTGCCGATCCTGGCGGTCGTGCCGATGCTGGACGATCGCGACCGCCGCATCGCCGAATATCACGGCACCAGCGACAGTTTCGTGCTGGAGAATTACGACGCGGCCGGGCTCGCGGCACTTCTGCGCCGGCACCTTGCGCAGCCAGCCTGCGGCGAGACCAGCCGCGTTCCCCATGTCCTGATCGTGGAAGACGAACCGGCAACGGCGGAAATCCTCACCCGCTTTGTCGCCTGGCACGGTTACCGCGTCAGCGTCGTCCATAATGGCCGCGAAGCGCTTGACCTGATGCTGGCCGACCCCGCCGATCTGGTCATCACCGATCTCGAAATGCCGGTGCTGGATGGCGAGAGCCTGATCGCGGAGCTGCAGGCCTTCGAGAAGCGGCCACACATCATCGTCGTCACCGGTAATCCCGTCAGCGATCTGTCCTGGATGCGGCTGCGCAACAGCGTTGTGGAACTGTACCAGAAGCCGTTGAATCTTAAGGAAATCGGCCGGACGGTCGAACGGCTGATCGGCATCAGCCTGCGCCCCGCCATAACAGCGCCAACCTGTGACGCCCTCTGA
- the pseB gene encoding UDP-N-acetylglucosamine 4,6-dehydratase (inverting) has protein sequence MDIEKQTATEGETSAPSFYRDFLDKETDFNDKVILVTGGTGSFGRHFVKQVISRYTPKRLIVFSRDEMKQYEMAQVFPTDRYPFMRYFIGDVRNAERLEMAMRGVDYVIHAAAMKHVSIAEYNPFECIHTNVMGAENVVRAAIGAGVKRVIALSTDKAANPINLYGASKLASDKIFIAANNLSGGNGCRFSVVRYGNVVGSRGSVLTYFQKLIEEGAEELPITDPRMTRFWITLTQGVNFVLSCLPMMRGGEIFVPKIPSMLMTEFAIALAPRLKHKVVGIRPGEKIHEVMISSDDARTTVDIGDRYVIQPSFAWWSRPTGYKNAQKVPEDFVYSSDRNNEWLGRENLDYYLKEQVS, from the coding sequence ATGGATATCGAAAAGCAGACCGCTACCGAGGGCGAGACCAGCGCGCCCAGCTTCTATCGCGACTTCCTGGACAAGGAAACCGACTTCAACGACAAGGTCATCCTGGTGACCGGCGGTACTGGCTCTTTTGGCCGGCATTTCGTAAAGCAGGTCATCTCGCGCTATACGCCCAAGCGCCTCATCGTGTTCTCGCGCGACGAGATGAAGCAGTACGAGATGGCGCAGGTATTCCCTACCGACCGCTATCCCTTCATGCGCTACTTCATCGGCGATGTGCGCAATGCCGAACGTCTGGAAATGGCAATGCGCGGCGTGGACTATGTGATCCACGCAGCGGCGATGAAGCATGTTTCGATTGCCGAATACAACCCGTTCGAATGTATCCACACCAACGTCATGGGGGCGGAGAATGTGGTGCGCGCCGCCATCGGCGCCGGGGTGAAGCGGGTGATCGCGCTGTCCACCGACAAGGCGGCCAACCCGATCAACCTGTATGGCGCCAGCAAGCTGGCCTCCGACAAGATCTTCATTGCCGCCAATAATCTGTCCGGCGGCAATGGCTGCCGCTTCTCGGTGGTGCGCTATGGCAATGTGGTGGGCTCGCGCGGCAGCGTGCTGACCTATTTCCAGAAGCTGATCGAGGAAGGGGCGGAAGAGCTGCCGATCACCGATCCGCGGATGACGCGGTTCTGGATCACCCTGACCCAGGGTGTCAATTTCGTGCTGTCCTGCCTGCCGATGATGCGCGGCGGCGAGATTTTCGTGCCGAAGATTCCCAGCATGCTGATGACCGAATTCGCCATCGCACTGGCGCCGCGGCTGAAGCACAAGGTTGTTGGCATTCGGCCGGGCGAGAAAATTCATGAGGTGATGATCTCCTCCGACGATGCGCGCACCACGGTGGATATCGGCGACCGTTACGTCATCCAGCCTTCATTCGCCTGGTGGTCACGTCCGACTGGCTACAAGAACGCCCAGAAGGTTCCGGAGGATTTCGTCTATTCCAGCGACCGGAACAACGAGTGGCTTGGCCGCGAAAATCTGGACTATTACCTGAAGGAACAGGTTTCGTGA
- a CDS encoding NAD(P)/FAD-dependent oxidoreductase: MTETCDFLVIGGGIAGASAGYELAKHGRVILAEKESQPGYHTTGRSAALFAEGYGNAPIRALTRASRAFFENPPEGFTEAPLLTPRGAMIVATAEQMPILEKAYAETTATLPDVEWLDAAGVLRRAPVLREGYAVAGFYNEGERDMDVNAIHQGYLRGIRAAGGQIVTDAEITGLTREGEGWRVETAAGSFSAAVVVNAAGAWADEVAALAGVARVGLQPKRRTAFTFDAPDGMDVHALPAVVDAEESWYFRPESGRLMGSPADEIDSPPCDAQPDEMDIAIAVDRIEQATIFQIRRLASRWAGLRSFVADRTMVAGFAPDTKGFFWLAGQGGYGIQTAPAMGRLAASLATGSPLPDDIAGFGVSAADLAPDRPALRGA, encoded by the coding sequence ATGACTGAAACCTGCGATTTCCTGGTGATCGGCGGCGGCATCGCCGGCGCGTCCGCCGGCTATGAGCTGGCCAAGCATGGCCGCGTCATCCTGGCCGAGAAGGAAAGCCAGCCCGGCTATCACACGACCGGCCGGTCGGCGGCGCTGTTCGCGGAAGGTTACGGCAACGCCCCGATCCGCGCGCTGACCCGCGCCAGCCGCGCCTTCTTCGAAAACCCGCCGGAAGGCTTCACCGAGGCGCCGCTGCTCACCCCGCGCGGGGCGATGATCGTGGCGACCGCCGAGCAGATGCCGATTCTGGAAAAGGCCTATGCCGAAACCACGGCAACGCTGCCCGATGTGGAATGGCTGGACGCCGCCGGCGTGCTGCGCCGCGCCCCCGTGCTGCGCGAGGGCTATGCCGTCGCCGGCTTCTATAATGAAGGCGAGCGCGACATGGATGTGAATGCCATCCATCAGGGCTATCTGCGCGGTATCCGCGCCGCCGGTGGACAGATCGTCACCGATGCGGAGATCACCGGCCTGACCCGCGAGGGCGAAGGCTGGCGCGTCGAGACCGCCGCTGGCAGCTTCTCCGCCGCCGTGGTGGTGAACGCGGCCGGTGCCTGGGCGGACGAGGTCGCCGCGCTGGCCGGTGTCGCCAGGGTCGGGCTGCAGCCGAAGCGCCGCACCGCCTTCACCTTCGATGCGCCGGACGGCATGGATGTGCATGCCCTGCCCGCCGTGGTCGATGCCGAGGAAAGCTGGTATTTCCGTCCCGAATCCGGCCGGCTGATGGGCAGCCCGGCGGACGAGATCGACTCGCCGCCCTGCGATGCGCAGCCGGACGAGATGGATATCGCCATCGCCGTGGACCGTATCGAACAGGCGACCATCTTCCAGATCCGCCGCCTCGCCTCGCGCTGGGCGGGCCTGCGCAGCTTTGTTGCCGACCGCACCATGGTCGCCGGCTTCGCGCCGGACACGAAAGGCTTCTTCTGGCTGGCCGGCCAGGGCGGCTATGGTATCCAGACCGCCCCCGCCATGGGCCGGCTGGCGGCCAGCCTTGCCACCGGTAGCCCCCTGCCGGACGACATTGCCGGTTTCGGGGTATCGGCGGCCGATCTCGCACCGGACCGGCCGGCGCTGCGCGGTGCATAA